Proteins found in one Oncorhynchus mykiss isolate Arlee chromosome 3, USDA_OmykA_1.1, whole genome shotgun sequence genomic segment:
- the LOC110520189 gene encoding enhancer of polycomb homolog 2 isoform X1, with product MSKLSFRARALDAAKPLPIYRNKDLPDLNDCVSINRAVPQMPTGMEKEEESEHHLQRAISAQSVFREKKENMVIPVPEAESNITYYDRLYKGELRIPKQLFHIQPLGLDNEQPDYDMDSEDETLLNRLNRKMEIKPIQFETMVDRLEKASTNQLVTITEAKLLLNEDDYLLKSVYDYWVRKRKNCQGPSLIPLIKQEKRDGSTNNDAYVAFRRRTEKMQTRKNRKNDEASYEKMLKLRREFSRTVTILEMIKRREKSKRELLHLTLEVVEKRYQMGDFTGEVLSEVTAPLAEKPVYTAPITLTNGNRHNHKAEIKTHKSGSLQHHGHHHVSVKDEDPFDFVRPKKKYARRDPLCRPGRPTKRQHIVNKADIKQYDFHSSGEEEEDYPLSPPSEPDEENDPDGAFAFRRKAGCHYLAPIVDQSSGLLWDHPELAGLDALRHRHSLTALSVPQRCVGLARRRVGRGGRILLDRASSDLDIALKQLDSAVATSSPFTRPCAPDLTDPWPSSQNHRTMPGSASSLADIVSNIQALRWRCFRPRPTQGDGSGDTRTGRSSMDTTLSGGLLVHSKRSGKGGITEEQYQVHQQALAQMQKQQLKAAPPQQHSSLSERQNTQTSGSTDCIISKTLDSASAHFAASAVISASGQVNNENKSHNTSVNGVVQTLGTSRPLHSTSTSQSGTGLDRSGLTSSSGGPLLPAHSTTSSPQSLPNHRGHGSAVSPAHHHHNARPSAPSPSALKLATVAASSLDRVAMVTPASAIGSMARDTHEPERHTLNGISETTVPMEVT from the exons ATGAGTAAACTATCGTTCCGAGCGCGAGCGCTAGACGCCGCCAAACCTCTCCCCATATACCGCAACAAAGACCTTCCAGACCTAAATGACTGCGTTTCGATCAACCGGGCTGTGCCGCAGATGCCTACGGGGATGGAAAAAGAAGAAGAATCG gaGCACCATCTCCAGAGGGCCATCTCTGCTCAGTCGGTTTTCAGGGAAAAGAAGGAGAACATGGTCATCCCGGTGCCGGAGGCGGAGAGCAACATCACTTACTACGACCGTCTCTATAAAGGAGAGCTCAGGATCCCCAAACAGCTCTTCCACATCCAGC CCCTGGGTCTGGATAATGAGCAGCCAGACTATGACATGGACTCAGAGGATGAGACTCTCCTCAACAGGCTCAACCGCAAGATGGAGATCAAACCCATACAGTTTGAGACCATGGTAGACAGGTTGGAGAAAGCCAGCACAAACCAG CTGGTCACTATCACAGAGGCCAAACTGCTACTGAACGAGGATGACTACCTCCTGAAGTCAGTGTACGACTACtgggtgaggaagaggaagaactGCCAAGGCCCGTCACTCATCCCCCTCATCAAGCAGGAGAAGAGAGACGGCTCCACCAATAACGACGCCTATGTGGCCTTCAGACGGCGCACAGAGAAGATGCAGACCAGGAAG AACCGTAAGAATGACGAGGCGTCCTATGAAAAGATGCTGAAGCTCCGGAGGGAGTTCAGCCGCACGGTCACCATCCTGGAGATGataaagaggagggagaagagcaagagagagctgCTGCACCTCACACTGGAGGTGGTGGAGAAAAG ATATCAGATGGGTGACTTTACGGGTGAAGTCCTCAGTGAGGTGACGGCCCCTCTGGCTGAGAAGCCCGTCTACACTGCTCCAATCACTCTAACGAACGGGAACCGCCATAACCATAAAGCTGAGATCAAG ACGCACAAGTCTGGTAGTCTCCAGCACCATGGGCACCACCACGTCTCGGTGAAGGACGAGGATCCCTTTGACTTTGTCAGACCAAAGAAGAAGTACGCCAGGCGGGACCCCCTGTGCCGCCCTGGCAGGCCCACCAAGCGCCAGCACATCGTTAACAAGGCTGATATTAAACAGTATGACTTCCACagctctggagaggaggaggaggactacccactg TCTCCACCATCAGAACCAGATGAGGAGAATGATCCAGATGGTGCATTTGCCTTCAGAAGGAAAGCAGGCTGTCATTACCTTGCT CCCATTGTGGACCAGAGCTCTGGCCTTCTGTGGGATCACCCTGAGCTAGCAGGGCTGGATGCCCTGCGCCACCGTCACTCCCTTACTGCCCTCTCTGTACCCCAACGCTGTGTGGGACTGGCACGCAGGAGGGTGGGGCGAGGTGGCAG GATCCTGTTGGATCGGGCTTCATCAGACCTGGACATCGCATTAAAGCAGCTGGACTCAGCCGTCGCCACATCCTCCCCCTTCACCAGGCCTTGTGCTCCAGACCTTACTGATCCCTGGCCCTCCTCACAGAACCACAGAACTATGCCTGGCTCTGCCTCGTCACTGGCAGACATTGTGAGCAACATCCAGGCTCTGAGGTGGCGCTGTTTCAGACCTAGGCCCACCCAGGGTGACGGCAGTGGTGACACGAGGACGGGCAGATCTTCCATGGATACCACGTTGTCTGGAGGGCTGTTGGTTCACTCCAAGAGAAGTGGCAAAG GAGGCATCACAGAGGAGCAGTACCAGGTCCATCAGCAGGCTCTGGCCCAGATGCAGAAACAGCAGCTGAAAGCTGCTCCTCCCCAGCAGCATTCCTCACTGTCAGAGCGACaaaacacacaa ACTTCTGGCTCCACTGATTGCATCATATCGAAGACTCTGGACTCAGCTAGCGCCCATTTTGCGGCATCAGCTGTCATCAGTGCATCAGGCCAGGTCAACAATGAGAACAAATCACACAATACCAGCGTCAATGGGGTCGTCCAGACTTTGG GGACCTCCAGACCTCTTCACTCCACCAGCACATCCCAGAGCGGCACAGGGTTGGACAGGTCAGGTCTTACCTCCTCCAGCGGAGGCCCTCTGCTACCTGCCCACTCCACCACCTCCTCGCCTCAGTCTCTGCCCAACCACCGAGGCCACGGCAGTGCTGTCTCCCCTGCCCATCACCACCACAACGCCAGACCCTCTGCCCCCTCGCCGTCTGCCTTAAAGCTGGCCACCGTGGCTGCCAGCAGCCTGGACCGTGTGGCCATGGTGACGCCCGCCTCTGCCATCGGCAGCATGGCCAG GGATACTCACGAACCTGAGAGACATACTTTGAACGGCATATCAGAGACCACAGTACCAATGGAGGTGACAtaa
- the LOC110520189 gene encoding enhancer of polycomb homolog 2 isoform X4, producing the protein MSKLSFRARALDAAKPLPIYRNKDLPDLNDCVSINRAVPQMPTGMEKEEESEHHLQRAISAQSVFREKKENMVIPVPEAESNITYYDRLYKGELRIPKQLFHIQPLGLDNEQPDYDMDSEDETLLNRLNRKMEIKPIQFETMVDRLEKASTNQLVTITEAKLLLNEDDYLLKSVYDYWVRKRKNCQGPSLIPLIKQEKRDGSTNNDAYVAFRRRTEKMQTRKNRKNDEASYEKMLKLRREFSRTVTILEMIKRREKSKRELLHLTLEVVEKRYQMGDFTGEVLSEVTAPLAEKPVYTAPITLTNGNRHNHKAEIKTHKSGSLQHHGHHHVSVKDEDPFDFVRPKKKYARRDPLCRPGRPTKRQHIVNKADIKQYDFHSSGEEEEDYPLSPPSEPDEENDPDGAFAFRRKAGCHYLAPIVDQSSGLLWDHPELAGLDALRHRHSLTALSVPQRCVGLARRRVGRGGRILLDRASSDLDIALKQLDSAVATSSPFTRPCAPDLTDPWPSSQNHRTMPGSASSLADIVSNIQALRWRCFRPRPTQGDGSGDTRTGRSSMDTTLSGGLLVHSKRSGKGGITEEQYQVHQQALAQMQKQQLKAAPPQQHSSLSERQNTQTSGSTDCIISKTLDSASAHFAASAVISASGQVNNENKSHNTSVNGVVQTLGIRPTQV; encoded by the exons ATGAGTAAACTATCGTTCCGAGCGCGAGCGCTAGACGCCGCCAAACCTCTCCCCATATACCGCAACAAAGACCTTCCAGACCTAAATGACTGCGTTTCGATCAACCGGGCTGTGCCGCAGATGCCTACGGGGATGGAAAAAGAAGAAGAATCG gaGCACCATCTCCAGAGGGCCATCTCTGCTCAGTCGGTTTTCAGGGAAAAGAAGGAGAACATGGTCATCCCGGTGCCGGAGGCGGAGAGCAACATCACTTACTACGACCGTCTCTATAAAGGAGAGCTCAGGATCCCCAAACAGCTCTTCCACATCCAGC CCCTGGGTCTGGATAATGAGCAGCCAGACTATGACATGGACTCAGAGGATGAGACTCTCCTCAACAGGCTCAACCGCAAGATGGAGATCAAACCCATACAGTTTGAGACCATGGTAGACAGGTTGGAGAAAGCCAGCACAAACCAG CTGGTCACTATCACAGAGGCCAAACTGCTACTGAACGAGGATGACTACCTCCTGAAGTCAGTGTACGACTACtgggtgaggaagaggaagaactGCCAAGGCCCGTCACTCATCCCCCTCATCAAGCAGGAGAAGAGAGACGGCTCCACCAATAACGACGCCTATGTGGCCTTCAGACGGCGCACAGAGAAGATGCAGACCAGGAAG AACCGTAAGAATGACGAGGCGTCCTATGAAAAGATGCTGAAGCTCCGGAGGGAGTTCAGCCGCACGGTCACCATCCTGGAGATGataaagaggagggagaagagcaagagagagctgCTGCACCTCACACTGGAGGTGGTGGAGAAAAG ATATCAGATGGGTGACTTTACGGGTGAAGTCCTCAGTGAGGTGACGGCCCCTCTGGCTGAGAAGCCCGTCTACACTGCTCCAATCACTCTAACGAACGGGAACCGCCATAACCATAAAGCTGAGATCAAG ACGCACAAGTCTGGTAGTCTCCAGCACCATGGGCACCACCACGTCTCGGTGAAGGACGAGGATCCCTTTGACTTTGTCAGACCAAAGAAGAAGTACGCCAGGCGGGACCCCCTGTGCCGCCCTGGCAGGCCCACCAAGCGCCAGCACATCGTTAACAAGGCTGATATTAAACAGTATGACTTCCACagctctggagaggaggaggaggactacccactg TCTCCACCATCAGAACCAGATGAGGAGAATGATCCAGATGGTGCATTTGCCTTCAGAAGGAAAGCAGGCTGTCATTACCTTGCT CCCATTGTGGACCAGAGCTCTGGCCTTCTGTGGGATCACCCTGAGCTAGCAGGGCTGGATGCCCTGCGCCACCGTCACTCCCTTACTGCCCTCTCTGTACCCCAACGCTGTGTGGGACTGGCACGCAGGAGGGTGGGGCGAGGTGGCAG GATCCTGTTGGATCGGGCTTCATCAGACCTGGACATCGCATTAAAGCAGCTGGACTCAGCCGTCGCCACATCCTCCCCCTTCACCAGGCCTTGTGCTCCAGACCTTACTGATCCCTGGCCCTCCTCACAGAACCACAGAACTATGCCTGGCTCTGCCTCGTCACTGGCAGACATTGTGAGCAACATCCAGGCTCTGAGGTGGCGCTGTTTCAGACCTAGGCCCACCCAGGGTGACGGCAGTGGTGACACGAGGACGGGCAGATCTTCCATGGATACCACGTTGTCTGGAGGGCTGTTGGTTCACTCCAAGAGAAGTGGCAAAG GAGGCATCACAGAGGAGCAGTACCAGGTCCATCAGCAGGCTCTGGCCCAGATGCAGAAACAGCAGCTGAAAGCTGCTCCTCCCCAGCAGCATTCCTCACTGTCAGAGCGACaaaacacacaa ACTTCTGGCTCCACTGATTGCATCATATCGAAGACTCTGGACTCAGCTAGCGCCCATTTTGCGGCATCAGCTGTCATCAGTGCATCAGGCCAGGTCAACAATGAGAACAAATCACACAATACCAGCGTCAATGGGGTCGTCCAGACTTTGG GTATTAGGCCTACTCAGGTTTGA
- the LOC110520189 gene encoding enhancer of polycomb homolog 2 isoform X3, protein MSKLSFRARALDAAKPLPIYRNKDLPDLNDCVSINRAVPQMPTGMEKEEESEHHLQRAISAQSVFREKKENMVIPVPEAESNITYYDRLYKGELRIPKQLFHIQPLGLDNEQPDYDMDSEDETLLNRLNRKMEIKPIQFETMVDRLEKASTNQLVTITEAKLLLNEDDYLLKSVYDYWVRKRKNCQGPSLIPLIKQEKRDGSTNNDAYVAFRRRTEKMQTRKNRKNDEASYEKMLKLRREFSRTVTILEMIKRREKSKRELLHLTLEVVEKRYQMGDFTGEVLSEVTAPLAEKPVYTAPITLTNGNRHNHKAEIKTHKSGSLQHHGHHHVSVKDEDPFDFVRPKKKYARRDPLCRPGRPTKRQHIVNKADIKQYDFHSSGEEEEDYPLSPPSEPDEENDPDGAFAFRRKAGCHYLAPIVDQSSGLLWDHPELAGLDALRHRHSLTALSVPQRCVGLARRRVGRGGRILLDRASSDLDIALKQLDSAVATSSPFTRPCAPDLTDPWPSSQNHRTMPGSASSLADIVSNIQALRWRCFRPRPTQGDGSGDTRTGRSSMDTTLSGGLLVHSKRSGKGGITEEQYQVHQQALAQMQKQQLKAAPPQQHSSLSERQNTQTSGSTDCIISKTLDSASAHFAASAVISASGQVNNENKSHNTSVNGVVQTLGTSRPLHSTSTSQSGTGLDRSGLTSSSGGPLLPAHSTTSSPQSLPNHRGHGSAVSPAHHHHNARPSAPSPSALKLATVAASSLDRVAMVTPASAIGSMASYSFL, encoded by the exons ATGAGTAAACTATCGTTCCGAGCGCGAGCGCTAGACGCCGCCAAACCTCTCCCCATATACCGCAACAAAGACCTTCCAGACCTAAATGACTGCGTTTCGATCAACCGGGCTGTGCCGCAGATGCCTACGGGGATGGAAAAAGAAGAAGAATCG gaGCACCATCTCCAGAGGGCCATCTCTGCTCAGTCGGTTTTCAGGGAAAAGAAGGAGAACATGGTCATCCCGGTGCCGGAGGCGGAGAGCAACATCACTTACTACGACCGTCTCTATAAAGGAGAGCTCAGGATCCCCAAACAGCTCTTCCACATCCAGC CCCTGGGTCTGGATAATGAGCAGCCAGACTATGACATGGACTCAGAGGATGAGACTCTCCTCAACAGGCTCAACCGCAAGATGGAGATCAAACCCATACAGTTTGAGACCATGGTAGACAGGTTGGAGAAAGCCAGCACAAACCAG CTGGTCACTATCACAGAGGCCAAACTGCTACTGAACGAGGATGACTACCTCCTGAAGTCAGTGTACGACTACtgggtgaggaagaggaagaactGCCAAGGCCCGTCACTCATCCCCCTCATCAAGCAGGAGAAGAGAGACGGCTCCACCAATAACGACGCCTATGTGGCCTTCAGACGGCGCACAGAGAAGATGCAGACCAGGAAG AACCGTAAGAATGACGAGGCGTCCTATGAAAAGATGCTGAAGCTCCGGAGGGAGTTCAGCCGCACGGTCACCATCCTGGAGATGataaagaggagggagaagagcaagagagagctgCTGCACCTCACACTGGAGGTGGTGGAGAAAAG ATATCAGATGGGTGACTTTACGGGTGAAGTCCTCAGTGAGGTGACGGCCCCTCTGGCTGAGAAGCCCGTCTACACTGCTCCAATCACTCTAACGAACGGGAACCGCCATAACCATAAAGCTGAGATCAAG ACGCACAAGTCTGGTAGTCTCCAGCACCATGGGCACCACCACGTCTCGGTGAAGGACGAGGATCCCTTTGACTTTGTCAGACCAAAGAAGAAGTACGCCAGGCGGGACCCCCTGTGCCGCCCTGGCAGGCCCACCAAGCGCCAGCACATCGTTAACAAGGCTGATATTAAACAGTATGACTTCCACagctctggagaggaggaggaggactacccactg TCTCCACCATCAGAACCAGATGAGGAGAATGATCCAGATGGTGCATTTGCCTTCAGAAGGAAAGCAGGCTGTCATTACCTTGCT CCCATTGTGGACCAGAGCTCTGGCCTTCTGTGGGATCACCCTGAGCTAGCAGGGCTGGATGCCCTGCGCCACCGTCACTCCCTTACTGCCCTCTCTGTACCCCAACGCTGTGTGGGACTGGCACGCAGGAGGGTGGGGCGAGGTGGCAG GATCCTGTTGGATCGGGCTTCATCAGACCTGGACATCGCATTAAAGCAGCTGGACTCAGCCGTCGCCACATCCTCCCCCTTCACCAGGCCTTGTGCTCCAGACCTTACTGATCCCTGGCCCTCCTCACAGAACCACAGAACTATGCCTGGCTCTGCCTCGTCACTGGCAGACATTGTGAGCAACATCCAGGCTCTGAGGTGGCGCTGTTTCAGACCTAGGCCCACCCAGGGTGACGGCAGTGGTGACACGAGGACGGGCAGATCTTCCATGGATACCACGTTGTCTGGAGGGCTGTTGGTTCACTCCAAGAGAAGTGGCAAAG GAGGCATCACAGAGGAGCAGTACCAGGTCCATCAGCAGGCTCTGGCCCAGATGCAGAAACAGCAGCTGAAAGCTGCTCCTCCCCAGCAGCATTCCTCACTGTCAGAGCGACaaaacacacaa ACTTCTGGCTCCACTGATTGCATCATATCGAAGACTCTGGACTCAGCTAGCGCCCATTTTGCGGCATCAGCTGTCATCAGTGCATCAGGCCAGGTCAACAATGAGAACAAATCACACAATACCAGCGTCAATGGGGTCGTCCAGACTTTGG GGACCTCCAGACCTCTTCACTCCACCAGCACATCCCAGAGCGGCACAGGGTTGGACAGGTCAGGTCTTACCTCCTCCAGCGGAGGCCCTCTGCTACCTGCCCACTCCACCACCTCCTCGCCTCAGTCTCTGCCCAACCACCGAGGCCACGGCAGTGCTGTCTCCCCTGCCCATCACCACCACAACGCCAGACCCTCTGCCCCCTCGCCGTCTGCCTTAAAGCTGGCCACCGTGGCTGCCAGCAGCCTGGACCGTGTGGCCATGGTGACGCCCGCCTCTGCCATCGGCAGCATGGCCAG TTATTCATTTTTGTAG
- the LOC110520189 gene encoding enhancer of polycomb homolog 2 isoform X2, which yields MSKLSFRARALDAAKPLPIYRNKDLPDLNDCVSINRAVPQMPTGMEKEEESEHHLQRAISAQSVFREKKENMVIPVPEAESNITYYDRLYKGELRIPKQLFHIQPLGLDNEQPDYDMDSEDETLLNRLNRKMEIKPIQFETMVDRLEKASTNQLVTITEAKLLLNEDDYLLKSVYDYWVRKRKNCQGPSLIPLIKQEKRDGSTNNDAYVAFRRRTEKMQTRKNRKNDEASYEKMLKLRREFSRTVTILEMIKRREKSKRELLHLTLEVVEKRYQMGDFTGEVLSEVTAPLAEKPVYTAPITLTNGNRHNHKAEIKTHKSGSLQHHGHHHVSVKDEDPFDFVRPKKKYARRDPLCRPGRPTKRQHIVNKADIKQYDFHSSGEEEEDYPLSPPSEPDEENDPDGAFAFRRKAGCHYLAPIVDQSSGLLWDHPELAGLDALRHRHSLTALSVPQRCVGLARRRVGRGGRILLDRASSDLDIALKQLDSAVATSSPFTRPCAPDLTDPWPSSQNHRTMPGSASSLADIVSNIQALRWRCFRPRPTQGDGSGDTRTGRSSMDTTLSGGLLVHSKRSGKGGITEEQYQVHQQALAQMQKQQLKAAPPQQHSSLSERQNTQTSGSTDCIISKTLDSASAHFAASAVISASGQVNNENKSHNTSVNGVVQTLGTSRPLHSTSTSQSGTGLDRSGLTSSSGGPLLPAHSTTSSPQSLPNHRGHGSAVSPAHHHHNARPSAPSPSALKLATVAASSLDRVAMVTPASAIGSMARHMYLHNELL from the exons ATGAGTAAACTATCGTTCCGAGCGCGAGCGCTAGACGCCGCCAAACCTCTCCCCATATACCGCAACAAAGACCTTCCAGACCTAAATGACTGCGTTTCGATCAACCGGGCTGTGCCGCAGATGCCTACGGGGATGGAAAAAGAAGAAGAATCG gaGCACCATCTCCAGAGGGCCATCTCTGCTCAGTCGGTTTTCAGGGAAAAGAAGGAGAACATGGTCATCCCGGTGCCGGAGGCGGAGAGCAACATCACTTACTACGACCGTCTCTATAAAGGAGAGCTCAGGATCCCCAAACAGCTCTTCCACATCCAGC CCCTGGGTCTGGATAATGAGCAGCCAGACTATGACATGGACTCAGAGGATGAGACTCTCCTCAACAGGCTCAACCGCAAGATGGAGATCAAACCCATACAGTTTGAGACCATGGTAGACAGGTTGGAGAAAGCCAGCACAAACCAG CTGGTCACTATCACAGAGGCCAAACTGCTACTGAACGAGGATGACTACCTCCTGAAGTCAGTGTACGACTACtgggtgaggaagaggaagaactGCCAAGGCCCGTCACTCATCCCCCTCATCAAGCAGGAGAAGAGAGACGGCTCCACCAATAACGACGCCTATGTGGCCTTCAGACGGCGCACAGAGAAGATGCAGACCAGGAAG AACCGTAAGAATGACGAGGCGTCCTATGAAAAGATGCTGAAGCTCCGGAGGGAGTTCAGCCGCACGGTCACCATCCTGGAGATGataaagaggagggagaagagcaagagagagctgCTGCACCTCACACTGGAGGTGGTGGAGAAAAG ATATCAGATGGGTGACTTTACGGGTGAAGTCCTCAGTGAGGTGACGGCCCCTCTGGCTGAGAAGCCCGTCTACACTGCTCCAATCACTCTAACGAACGGGAACCGCCATAACCATAAAGCTGAGATCAAG ACGCACAAGTCTGGTAGTCTCCAGCACCATGGGCACCACCACGTCTCGGTGAAGGACGAGGATCCCTTTGACTTTGTCAGACCAAAGAAGAAGTACGCCAGGCGGGACCCCCTGTGCCGCCCTGGCAGGCCCACCAAGCGCCAGCACATCGTTAACAAGGCTGATATTAAACAGTATGACTTCCACagctctggagaggaggaggaggactacccactg TCTCCACCATCAGAACCAGATGAGGAGAATGATCCAGATGGTGCATTTGCCTTCAGAAGGAAAGCAGGCTGTCATTACCTTGCT CCCATTGTGGACCAGAGCTCTGGCCTTCTGTGGGATCACCCTGAGCTAGCAGGGCTGGATGCCCTGCGCCACCGTCACTCCCTTACTGCCCTCTCTGTACCCCAACGCTGTGTGGGACTGGCACGCAGGAGGGTGGGGCGAGGTGGCAG GATCCTGTTGGATCGGGCTTCATCAGACCTGGACATCGCATTAAAGCAGCTGGACTCAGCCGTCGCCACATCCTCCCCCTTCACCAGGCCTTGTGCTCCAGACCTTACTGATCCCTGGCCCTCCTCACAGAACCACAGAACTATGCCTGGCTCTGCCTCGTCACTGGCAGACATTGTGAGCAACATCCAGGCTCTGAGGTGGCGCTGTTTCAGACCTAGGCCCACCCAGGGTGACGGCAGTGGTGACACGAGGACGGGCAGATCTTCCATGGATACCACGTTGTCTGGAGGGCTGTTGGTTCACTCCAAGAGAAGTGGCAAAG GAGGCATCACAGAGGAGCAGTACCAGGTCCATCAGCAGGCTCTGGCCCAGATGCAGAAACAGCAGCTGAAAGCTGCTCCTCCCCAGCAGCATTCCTCACTGTCAGAGCGACaaaacacacaa ACTTCTGGCTCCACTGATTGCATCATATCGAAGACTCTGGACTCAGCTAGCGCCCATTTTGCGGCATCAGCTGTCATCAGTGCATCAGGCCAGGTCAACAATGAGAACAAATCACACAATACCAGCGTCAATGGGGTCGTCCAGACTTTGG GGACCTCCAGACCTCTTCACTCCACCAGCACATCCCAGAGCGGCACAGGGTTGGACAGGTCAGGTCTTACCTCCTCCAGCGGAGGCCCTCTGCTACCTGCCCACTCCACCACCTCCTCGCCTCAGTCTCTGCCCAACCACCGAGGCCACGGCAGTGCTGTCTCCCCTGCCCATCACCACCACAACGCCAGACCCTCTGCCCCCTCGCCGTCTGCCTTAAAGCTGGCCACCGTGGCTGCCAGCAGCCTGGACCGTGTGGCCATGGTGACGCCCGCCTCTGCCATCGGCAGCATGGCCAG GCATATGTATCTGCATAATGAATTACTATAG